From the genome of Candidatus Promineifilum breve, one region includes:
- a CDS encoding tetrathionate reductase family octaheme c-type cytochrome has protein sequence MKEFRFIWVVGLLVTILIIAIPVLLFASSGDETNTDPWAGVQPTPAHTDHTALMPGPYATGPDVTAACLECHETAATEMMSTTHWTWESQPVQLPGRDSLVTVGKKNQINNFCIGIQGNWTGCTSCHAGYGWADASFDFQQQTAVDCLACHADTALYAKGKAGNPVEGIDLAAAAGSVRRPTRQNCGSCHFNGGGGNAVKHGDLDESLYYPDEGVDVHMGRLGFQCVDCHVTEDHQIPGHILSVSPQAKDDLACTNCHAADLHSDARLNAHTDAVACQTCHIPEGALRHATKMDWDWSTAGQDLPEDPHVYLKIKGNFVYEHEFQPAYVWWNGAADRYLLGDIIDPTQVTSLNTPQGSIADADAKIWPFKVHSARQPFDVVNQYLLVPMTAGEGGFWDTYDWESAFRLNEPNSGLAFSGEYGFAPTVMYWSLSHMVQPKEEALQCTDCHGASGRMDWAALGYNGDPMTWGGRIEN, from the coding sequence ATGAAGGAGTTTCGTTTTATCTGGGTCGTCGGACTACTGGTGACGATCCTGATCATCGCGATCCCCGTCCTTCTGTTCGCATCGTCGGGGGACGAAACGAACACCGATCCGTGGGCCGGTGTGCAACCGACTCCGGCCCATACGGATCACACCGCGCTGATGCCCGGCCCCTATGCCACCGGGCCGGACGTGACCGCTGCCTGCCTGGAATGCCACGAAACGGCGGCCACGGAGATGATGTCCACGACCCATTGGACGTGGGAGAGCCAACCCGTGCAATTGCCCGGCCGCGACTCGCTGGTGACCGTCGGCAAGAAGAATCAGATCAACAATTTCTGTATCGGCATCCAGGGCAACTGGACCGGCTGCACGTCGTGCCACGCCGGGTATGGCTGGGCGGACGCCTCCTTCGATTTCCAGCAGCAGACGGCCGTCGATTGTCTGGCCTGCCATGCCGATACGGCGCTATATGCCAAGGGCAAGGCGGGCAACCCGGTCGAGGGGATCGATCTGGCGGCCGCGGCGGGCAGCGTGCGCCGGCCGACGCGGCAGAACTGCGGCAGTTGCCACTTCAACGGCGGCGGCGGCAACGCCGTGAAGCACGGCGACCTGGACGAGAGCCTCTACTATCCCGACGAGGGCGTCGATGTCCACATGGGCCGGTTGGGCTTCCAGTGCGTCGATTGCCACGTGACCGAGGATCATCAGATTCCCGGCCACATCCTCTCCGTCAGCCCGCAGGCCAAGGACGATCTGGCCTGCACCAATTGCCACGCCGCCGATTTGCACAGCGATGCCCGTCTGAACGCCCACACCGACGCCGTGGCCTGCCAGACTTGCCACATCCCCGAGGGCGCGCTGCGCCACGCCACCAAGATGGATTGGGACTGGTCGACGGCCGGGCAGGATTTGCCCGAAGACCCCCACGTCTACCTGAAGATCAAGGGCAATTTCGTCTATGAGCACGAATTCCAGCCGGCCTACGTCTGGTGGAACGGCGCGGCCGACCGCTATCTGCTGGGCGACATTATCGACCCCACGCAGGTGACCAGCCTGAACACGCCGCAGGGCAGCATCGCCGACGCCGACGCCAAAATCTGGCCGTTCAAGGTGCACTCCGCCCGCCAGCCGTTTGACGTGGTGAACCAATACCTGCTGGTGCCCATGACCGCCGGCGAGGGCGGCTTCTGGGACACCTACGACTGGGAGTCGGCCTTCCGGCTGAACGAGCCGAACTCCGGCCTGGCCTTCAGTGGCGAATACGGCTTCGCGCCGACGGTGATGTACTGGTCGCTGAGCCACATGGTGCAGCCCAAGGAAGAGGCGCTGCAATGCACCGATTGCCACGGCGCGAGCGGGCGCATGGATTGGGCGGCGCTGGGGTATAACGGGGATCCGATGACGTGGGGGGGACGGATTGAGAATTAG
- a CDS encoding ArsR/SmtB family transcription factor: MERPSIDELTLLHASVCQALGDPKRLNILYALYERPRHVSQLAADLAMPQPTVSRHLQMLRDRHLVVAQREGATVIYYLAEPRVIEVLDTMRHILRDSLARQSGLVNMEN, encoded by the coding sequence ATGGAACGGCCGTCGATCGATGAACTCACTCTCCTCCACGCCAGTGTTTGCCAGGCGCTGGGCGACCCAAAACGGCTGAACATCCTCTATGCGCTCTACGAACGGCCGCGCCATGTGAGCCAATTGGCCGCCGATCTCGCCATGCCCCAACCGACCGTGTCCCGTCATCTGCAAATGTTGCGCGACCGCCACCTGGTGGTGGCCCAGCGCGAAGGGGCGACGGTCATTTACTACCTTGCCGAACCGCGGGTCATTGAGGTGCTCGACACCATGCGCCACATCCTTCGCGATTCGCTTGCCCGACAGTCGGGGCTTGTCAACATGGAAAATTAA
- a CDS encoding IS256 family transposase produces the protein MPSAETVQAELGKVQSMDDFFGKEGVFARLFASTLEQMLEGELSEHLGYEPYEAAGRNSGNNRNGHYTKKVRTSTGQTSIQVPRDRNGAFEPQVLAKYAGNTNELEEKVLAMYARGLSTRDIAGTLAELYGVDISATTISTITEKVWPLVEAWQSRPLARIYPIVYLDAIHIKLRREGRVANTAVYNVLGVDMEGHRDILGHWLGDGGEGANFWLSVLTDLQNRGVADIFLACIDGLNGFSEAIRAVFPQTQVQRCVIHQIRSSLKYVSWTDHKAFVADLKRVYRAATRDEAQLNLEQLGQRWGTKYPMAIRSWQTNWPEVSTFFDYPAEIRRIIYTTNSVESYHRQLRKVMKTKAAFPTPEAARKLLYLATQRVTRGWTAPIRDWAKILNQLAIRFEGRFEL, from the coding sequence ATGCCATCGGCGGAGACAGTGCAGGCCGAACTGGGCAAGGTGCAGTCGATGGACGATTTTTTCGGCAAGGAAGGGGTCTTTGCCCGGCTCTTCGCCTCGACGCTGGAACAGATGCTGGAGGGCGAACTGAGCGAACACCTGGGCTACGAGCCGTATGAAGCCGCCGGCCGTAACTCCGGCAACAACCGCAACGGGCATTATACCAAGAAGGTGCGCACGTCGACCGGCCAGACGAGCATCCAGGTACCACGCGACCGCAACGGCGCGTTCGAGCCGCAGGTGTTGGCCAAATATGCCGGCAACACCAACGAATTGGAGGAGAAGGTGCTGGCCATGTACGCCCGCGGGCTGTCGACCCGCGACATCGCCGGGACGCTGGCCGAGCTGTATGGGGTAGACATCTCGGCGACGACCATCAGCACCATCACCGAGAAGGTGTGGCCGCTGGTGGAGGCGTGGCAGAGCCGGCCGTTGGCGCGCATTTACCCCATCGTCTACCTGGATGCCATCCATATCAAGCTGCGGCGGGAGGGCCGCGTGGCCAACACGGCTGTCTACAACGTTCTGGGCGTGGATATGGAGGGCCACCGGGACATTCTGGGGCATTGGCTGGGCGACGGCGGCGAAGGGGCCAACTTCTGGCTGAGCGTCCTGACCGACCTGCAAAACCGGGGCGTAGCCGACATCTTCCTGGCCTGTATCGATGGGCTGAACGGTTTCAGCGAGGCCATCCGGGCCGTTTTCCCGCAGACCCAGGTGCAGCGCTGCGTCATCCACCAGATTCGCAGCAGCCTGAAATACGTCTCCTGGACCGACCACAAGGCGTTCGTCGCCGACCTCAAGCGCGTCTATCGCGCGGCCACACGGGACGAGGCCCAGTTGAACCTGGAGCAGCTAGGCCAGCGCTGGGGGACAAAGTACCCCATGGCCATTCGTTCCTGGCAGACCAACTGGCCGGAGGTCTCGACCTTCTTCGACTATCCGGCTGAGATTAGGCGCATCATCTACACCACCAACAGCGTGGAGAGTTACCATCGCCAGTTGCGCAAGGTAATGAAGACCAAGGCCGCCTTCCCCACCCCCGAGGCGGCCCGTAAGCTGCTGTACCTGGCCACGCAACGAGTCACCCGTGGCTGGACAGCCCCCATCCGCGATTGGGCCAAGATCCTCAACCAACTGGCCATTCGGTTTGAAGGACGGTTTGAGCTATGA
- a CDS encoding DUF3124 domain-containing protein — MNNRNNRIAIVSMARIANILKPRIAIVSMAHFAIILMAAVLLAACATDPTGNPNTPAAAAADTPVVMQDLDIVSGQTIYVPAYSEVPFTGGGRVIDMTVTLAVHNTDPDSAIILNSVRYYGADGQLVREHLDAPRQLGPLASAEFVVEAERGRGVGTNFIVEWVAEEAVYEPVVEALMLNATGNQGVSFISVGRVVSQID, encoded by the coding sequence ATGAACAACCGCAACAACCGGATCGCCATCGTCTCGATGGCCCGGATCGCCAATATCCTAAAGCCCCGGATCGCCATCGTCTCGATGGCCCATTTCGCCATTATCCTGATGGCCGCCGTCCTATTGGCCGCCTGCGCCACCGACCCCACCGGCAACCCCAACACTCCGGCGGCCGCGGCGGCCGATACCCCCGTCGTCATGCAGGATCTAGACATCGTCTCCGGCCAGACGATCTACGTCCCGGCCTATTCCGAGGTGCCCTTCACCGGCGGCGGGCGGGTGATCGACATGACGGTGACGCTGGCCGTCCACAACACCGACCCCGATAGCGCCATCATCCTGAACTCGGTGCGCTACTACGGGGCCGACGGCCAACTGGTGCGCGAGCATCTGGACGCGCCGCGCCAACTGGGGCCGCTGGCTTCGGCCGAGTTTGTCGTGGAAGCCGAGCGCGGCCGGGGCGTGGGCACCAACTTCATCGTCGAGTGGGTGGCCGAGGAGGCCGTCTATGAGCCGGTGGTCGAGGCGCTGATGCTCAATGCGACGGGCAATCAGGGGGTGTCGTTTATTAGTGTGGGGCGGGTGGTTAGTCAGATAGATTAG
- a CDS encoding LacI family DNA-binding transcriptional regulator yields MAEESKNARRPSMSDVARLAGVSQTTVSFILNDTPGSSISPDTRDRVLAAVRELDYRPNVSARNLRTQSTHLIGYGFDDPSGVTSHPVLDRFLYSAILSLEAAGYHLLTFVTGSRTDTAEYQELYRRGQVAGFVVANTNDDDPRIACLMEEGIPFAAFGRANDAWDFPWVDVDGIDGMTQVVAHLTAAGHRRVGLITWPEGSKAGSHRELGYAAGLAAAGLAPDPAWVVRGENLVETGIAGMNALLQLPAERRPTAVACVSDQIAVGAGHAAAAAGLVVGRDVALTGYDDSALAPFLQPPLTSIRQPITDVGRAIVRLLLGELRGQPETPRGVLLKPRLVVRESSGKTKDEG; encoded by the coding sequence ATGGCCGAGGAAAGCAAAAACGCCCGCCGTCCGTCCATGAGCGACGTCGCCCGTCTGGCCGGCGTGTCGCAGACGACCGTCTCGTTCATCCTCAACGACACCCCCGGCAGCAGCATCTCCCCCGACACCCGCGACCGCGTCCTGGCCGCCGTGCGCGAACTGGACTACCGGCCCAACGTCAGCGCCCGCAATCTGCGCACCCAATCGACCCATCTCATCGGCTACGGCTTCGATGACCCCAGCGGCGTCACCTCCCACCCCGTGCTGGATCGCTTCCTCTATTCGGCCATCCTCAGCCTGGAGGCCGCCGGCTATCACCTGCTGACCTTCGTCACCGGCAGCCGCACCGATACGGCCGAATATCAGGAGCTATACCGCCGCGGCCAGGTGGCCGGCTTCGTCGTCGCCAACACCAACGACGACGACCCGCGCATCGCCTGTCTTATGGAAGAGGGCATCCCCTTCGCCGCTTTCGGCCGGGCCAACGACGCCTGGGATTTCCCGTGGGTCGACGTGGACGGCATCGACGGCATGACCCAGGTCGTCGCTCACCTGACGGCCGCCGGCCACCGCCGCGTGGGCCTCATCACCTGGCCCGAAGGCTCCAAGGCCGGCTCCCACCGCGAGCTGGGCTACGCCGCCGGGCTGGCCGCGGCCGGTCTCGCTCCCGACCCGGCCTGGGTCGTGCGCGGCGAGAATCTGGTGGAGACGGGCATCGCGGGCATGAACGCCCTGCTGCAATTGCCCGCCGAGCGCCGCCCCACGGCCGTGGCCTGCGTCAGCGACCAGATCGCCGTGGGGGCCGGCCACGCCGCCGCCGCCGCCGGGCTGGTCGTCGGCCGCGACGTGGCCCTGACCGGCTACGACGACAGCGCCCTGGCCCCTTTCCTCCAGCCGCCGCTGACCTCCATTCGCCAGCCGATCACCGACGTGGGGCGGGCGATTGTGCGCCTGCTGCTGGGCGAATTGCGCGGGCAGCCGGAAACGCCGCGGGGGGTGCTGCTGAAGCCGCGGTTGGTGGTGAGGGAATCGAGCGGGAAAACGAAGGATGAAGGATGA
- the pgmB gene encoding beta-phosphoglucomutase — MSTLHAIIFDLDGVITDTAEYHYHAWQRLADEEGLTFDREANERCRGVTRRDSLMVVLGGRPESEERLQDMMARKQSYYEALLDQIGPADLLPGVADLLDQLDAAAIPYAIASASKNAPAVCARLGIADRLGMLADGYSVERQKPYPDLFRFAAAGLGVPAARCLVVEDAAAGVEAALAAGMAALALGPAERFADLPDGARVTRRDDLDGVALDDLRAAAEFDPGWFVVQDGFDPTTQHHMETVFTLGNGWFAARGSFEEGYPGESAATFAHGLWDDMPISFTELVNLPHWLHLTISIDGDEFRLDRGEVVDFRRHTDLRRGLLCRDVTWRAPNGKVIDLHFERFHAYHRERVGAIRLLATAVSHPCAIAIRAGLDGHVANENLLHWRLGEQGKGPNGAVWLRARTRHTGHELAVAASLSAELSAGHAPAPAADGCPGFPALALAADLAPGQTLQVDKLVAFAAGRDRPTAAGDDWHLFENALGDLNNLTYDRLRDDHAAAWGRVWQRGDVVIEGDDEAQLALRFNLFQLLVAAPQHDERVSIGAKTLSGYGYRGHVFWDTEIFILPYLIYTNPRLARNMLLYRYHGLPGARRKAQGNGYSGAQFPWESAETGDEVTPRWVPHFSDPTRLVRIWTGDIQIHITADVAYAVMQYWRVTGDDDFMRDYGAEMILDGARFWAARAEPETDENGATTYAIRDVIGPDEYHEHVDNNAFTNFMARWHLLTALEVFDWLQTTHPAAAVDLADRLQLAADTPAHWKNVAGGIRFLHNPDTGLIDQFEGFFDREPVDPELFRTADRSLQVIFGIEGANERQVLKQADVIMLLCLFRDAFDRRAWQTNWDAYMPITDHRFGSSLGPSFHAWAACEMDRPEEAYAHFMLAARADLRNPRGNAGDGIHAASTGGVWQAAVFGFAGLRHAAEGHSVRPRLPRHWRRLAFTYAYHDTIYSVDIARGEGGEYRVRHEPQ, encoded by the coding sequence ATGAGCACACTCCACGCGATCATCTTCGACCTCGACGGCGTCATCACCGACACGGCCGAATACCACTACCACGCCTGGCAGCGGCTGGCCGATGAGGAAGGGCTGACCTTCGACCGCGAGGCCAATGAGCGCTGCCGCGGCGTCACCCGGCGCGATTCGCTCATGGTCGTGCTGGGCGGGCGGCCGGAGAGCGAAGAGCGGCTACAGGACATGATGGCCCGCAAGCAGAGCTACTACGAGGCCCTGCTCGACCAGATCGGCCCGGCCGACCTGCTGCCGGGCGTGGCCGATCTGCTCGACCAGTTGGACGCCGCCGCCATCCCCTACGCCATCGCCTCGGCCAGCAAGAACGCCCCGGCCGTCTGTGCCCGCCTGGGCATCGCCGACCGCCTCGGCATGTTGGCCGACGGCTACAGCGTGGAGCGCCAGAAGCCCTACCCCGACCTGTTCCGCTTCGCCGCCGCCGGGCTGGGCGTGCCCGCCGCGCGCTGCCTGGTCGTCGAGGACGCCGCCGCCGGCGTCGAGGCGGCGCTGGCGGCGGGCATGGCCGCGCTGGCATTAGGCCCGGCCGAGCGCTTCGCCGACCTGCCCGACGGCGCGCGCGTCACCCGCCGCGACGACCTCGATGGCGTGGCCCTCGACGATCTGCGCGCCGCGGCCGAATTCGACCCCGGTTGGTTCGTCGTCCAGGACGGCTTCGACCCCACGACGCAGCACCACATGGAAACGGTCTTCACGTTGGGTAACGGCTGGTTCGCCGCCCGCGGCTCGTTCGAGGAAGGCTACCCCGGCGAATCGGCGGCCACCTTCGCCCACGGCCTGTGGGACGACATGCCCATCTCCTTCACCGAACTGGTCAACCTGCCCCACTGGCTGCACCTGACCATCAGCATCGACGGCGACGAGTTCCGGCTCGATCGCGGTGAGGTGGTCGATTTCCGCCGCCACACCGATTTGCGGCGCGGCCTGCTGTGTCGCGATGTGACCTGGCGCGCCCCCAACGGCAAGGTCATCGACCTGCATTTCGAGCGCTTCCACGCCTACCACCGCGAGCGCGTGGGCGCTATTCGCCTGCTGGCGACGGCCGTCTCCCACCCCTGCGCCATCGCCATCCGCGCCGGCCTCGACGGCCACGTCGCCAATGAGAATTTGCTCCATTGGCGGCTGGGCGAGCAGGGCAAGGGGCCGAACGGGGCGGTCTGGCTGCGCGCCCGCACCCGCCACACCGGCCACGAGCTGGCCGTGGCCGCCTCGCTGTCGGCCGAGCTATCGGCCGGCCATGCCCCCGCGCCGGCGGCCGACGGCTGCCCCGGCTTTCCCGCCCTGGCCCTGGCCGCCGACCTGGCCCCCGGTCAGACCTTGCAAGTCGATAAGCTGGTGGCCTTCGCCGCCGGGCGCGACCGGCCGACGGCCGCCGGCGACGACTGGCATCTGTTCGAGAACGCCCTGGGCGACCTGAATAACCTGACCTACGACCGGCTGCGCGACGACCACGCCGCCGCCTGGGGGCGCGTCTGGCAGCGCGGCGACGTGGTCATCGAAGGCGACGACGAGGCCCAACTGGCCCTGCGCTTCAACCTGTTCCAGCTATTGGTGGCCGCCCCCCAGCACGACGAACGGGTCAGCATCGGGGCCAAGACGCTCAGCGGCTACGGCTATCGCGGCCACGTCTTCTGGGACACGGAGATCTTCATCCTGCCCTACCTGATCTACACCAACCCGCGCCTGGCGCGCAACATGCTCCTGTATCGCTACCACGGCCTGCCCGGCGCGCGGCGCAAGGCCCAGGGCAACGGCTATAGCGGGGCGCAATTCCCGTGGGAGAGCGCCGAGACGGGCGACGAGGTGACGCCGCGCTGGGTGCCCCATTTCAGCGACCCGACGCGACTGGTGCGCATCTGGACCGGCGACATCCAGATCCACATCACCGCCGACGTGGCCTACGCCGTCATGCAATACTGGCGCGTCACCGGCGACGACGACTTTATGCGCGACTACGGCGCGGAGATGATCCTCGACGGGGCGCGCTTCTGGGCCGCCCGCGCCGAGCCGGAGACCGACGAGAACGGGGCCACGACCTACGCCATCCGCGACGTCATCGGCCCCGACGAATATCACGAGCACGTCGATAACAACGCCTTCACCAATTTCATGGCCCGCTGGCATCTGCTGACCGCGCTGGAGGTGTTCGACTGGCTGCAAACCACCCACCCGGCGGCGGCCGTCGATCTGGCCGACCGGCTGCAACTGGCGGCCGACACCCCCGCCCACTGGAAAAATGTAGCCGGGGGTATACGCTTTCTCCATAACCCGGATACAGGTCTCATCGATCAGTTCGAGGGATTCTTCGACCGTGAGCCGGTCGACCCGGAACTGTTCCGAACGGCCGACCGCTCCTTGCAGGTCATCTTCGGCATCGAGGGCGCCAACGAGCGCCAGGTGCTGAAGCAGGCGGACGTGATCATGCTGCTGTGTCTGTTCCGCGACGCATTCGACCGGCGGGCGTGGCAAACCAACTGGGACGCCTACATGCCCATCACCGACCACCGCTTCGGCTCCTCGCTGGGGCCGTCGTTCCACGCCTGGGCCGCCTGCGAGATGGATCGGCCCGAAGAGGCTTACGCCCACTTCATGCTGGCCGCCCGCGCCGACCTGCGCAACCCGCGCGGCAACGCCGGCGACGGCATCCACGCCGCCTCGACCGGCGGCGTGTGGCAGGCGGCCGTCTTCGGCTTTGCCGGGCTGCGCCATGCGGCCGAGGGCCACAGCGTCCGGCCGCGCCTGCCCCGCCATTGGCGGCGGCTGGCCTTCACCTATGCTTATCACGACACGATTTACTCCGTGGACATTGCGCGCGGAGAAGGAGGTGAGTATCGCGTCAGACACGAACCACAATAA
- a CDS encoding ABC transporter substrate-binding protein, producing MSKKWFTLLTLLIVAFLLVACGGGATETPAATEAAETLPETDTEEVAPTEEMAEPTEEMAEATEAPAEEATEAPAETTGEVTDLTLMGWSSSDAENVRLQEMVDTFNAANPDLNVTLSQVPDYDTALQTAIAGGSPPDVFYIDSFRLPDYVEAGALQPIGDQMDAADDFYPSLRQAFTIDDTFWCPPKDFSTLGLQYNTDMFDAAGLEYPNADWTWDDLRAAAEALTDTDAGVYGMTLSADFARMIAFLYQAGGSVTNDDFSAMTLDTPEALEAAEFYIGLVTDGFAAQPSDLDSGWPGEAFGKGQAAMAIEGNWIAPFLNDQFPDLNWGLTEMPAGPGGDATMAFTVCYGVAADAPNPEASIRLANWLTGAEGMAQWTGLGLAMPTRASLSDGWLEAFPDLQPFLAGADYARPWQFRPGFQDVLDTINAGLQIAFTGGSTADSVLSEAQEVGNEVLGSQ from the coding sequence ATGTCCAAGAAGTGGTTTACATTGCTCACATTGTTGATCGTGGCCTTCCTGCTCGTCGCCTGCGGCGGCGGCGCCACGGAGACCCCGGCGGCCACCGAGGCGGCCGAGACGCTGCCCGAAACCGATACCGAAGAGGTCGCCCCGACTGAAGAGATGGCCGAGCCGACCGAGGAAATGGCCGAAGCCACCGAAGCCCCGGCCGAGGAAGCCACCGAAGCCCCGGCCGAGACGACCGGCGAAGTCACCGATTTGACGTTGATGGGCTGGTCAAGCTCCGACGCCGAGAACGTCCGCTTGCAGGAGATGGTCGACACCTTCAACGCCGCCAATCCTGACCTGAACGTGACCCTCAGCCAGGTGCCGGACTATGACACGGCGCTGCAAACGGCCATCGCCGGCGGCTCGCCGCCCGACGTCTTCTACATCGACAGCTTCCGGCTGCCCGACTACGTGGAAGCCGGCGCGCTGCAACCCATCGGCGACCAGATGGATGCCGCCGATGACTTCTACCCCAGCCTGCGCCAGGCGTTCACCATCGACGACACCTTCTGGTGCCCGCCCAAGGACTTCAGCACCCTGGGCTTGCAGTACAACACCGATATGTTCGACGCCGCCGGGCTGGAATATCCCAACGCCGACTGGACGTGGGATGATCTGCGCGCCGCGGCCGAAGCCCTGACCGACACCGACGCCGGCGTCTACGGCATGACCCTCAGCGCCGACTTCGCCCGCATGATCGCCTTCCTCTACCAGGCGGGCGGCAGCGTGACCAATGACGACTTCAGCGCCATGACGCTGGACACCCCCGAAGCGCTGGAAGCGGCCGAGTTCTACATCGGCCTGGTAACCGACGGCTTTGCCGCCCAACCGTCCGACCTGGATAGCGGCTGGCCGGGCGAGGCCTTCGGCAAGGGGCAGGCAGCCATGGCCATCGAAGGTAACTGGATCGCGCCGTTCCTGAACGACCAGTTCCCCGACCTGAATTGGGGTCTGACGGAGATGCCGGCCGGGCCGGGCGGCGACGCGACCATGGCCTTCACCGTTTGCTACGGTGTGGCCGCCGACGCGCCCAACCCCGAGGCGTCCATCCGTCTGGCGAACTGGCTGACCGGGGCCGAGGGCATGGCCCAGTGGACCGGCCTGGGGCTGGCGATGCCCACCCGCGCCAGTCTGAGCGACGGCTGGCTGGAAGCGTTCCCCGACCTGCAACCGTTCCTGGCCGGGGCCGACTATGCCCGCCCGTGGCAATTCCGGCCCGGCTTCCAGGACGTGCTCGACACCATCAACGCCGGCCTGCAAATCGCCTTCACCGGTGGCTCCACCGCCGACTCCGTTCTCAGCGAGGCGCAGGAAGTCGGTAACGAAGTGCTTGGTAGTCAGTAA
- a CDS encoding carbohydrate ABC transporter permease encodes MSGIKGEDRERAVAGWLFMSPTLIIFTIFIIIPIFFAVYISLTDWNGISPPGDATFIGGQNYRSILLEGGIRQSDFFKALKNTTYFALGVVPAQTIISLMLAVIVNQAWLRFKGFFRTTYYFPSITSSIAISLMFLFFYQRSGLINQVLSAMTFGAWEPIAWMSDPRGLIHILLGAVGVTIQTAPEWVQSEVLGLTIWDWISGPSVALMAIMIMNTWTTIGTMMVIFLAALQGVPGFVYEAAQIDGASAWRQFRSITVPLLRPTLFFVITLGLIGTYQVFDQIYVMSSGGPAKTTLTVAYLVYRNGFTNSDMGLAAAIAVLLFIIIFSLTMIQRRITGSEGDL; translated from the coding sequence ATGTCTGGTATCAAAGGTGAGGATCGCGAACGGGCTGTTGCCGGCTGGCTGTTCATGAGTCCGACGCTCATCATCTTCACCATCTTCATCATCATCCCTATTTTCTTTGCCGTCTACATCAGCCTGACCGACTGGAACGGCATCAGCCCGCCCGGCGACGCCACGTTCATCGGCGGCCAGAATTACCGCTCGATCCTGTTGGAGGGCGGCATCCGGCAGAGCGACTTCTTCAAGGCCCTGAAGAACACCACCTACTTTGCCCTGGGCGTGGTGCCGGCGCAGACGATCATCTCCCTCATGCTGGCCGTCATCGTCAATCAGGCCTGGCTGCGCTTCAAGGGCTTCTTCCGCACCACCTATTACTTCCCGTCGATCACCTCGTCCATCGCCATCAGCCTGATGTTCCTGTTCTTCTATCAGCGTAGCGGCTTGATCAATCAGGTCCTCTCGGCCATGACCTTTGGCGCCTGGGAGCCTATCGCCTGGATGTCCGACCCGCGCGGCCTGATCCACATCCTGCTGGGGGCGGTCGGCGTCACCATCCAGACCGCGCCGGAGTGGGTGCAGAGCGAGGTGCTGGGCCTGACCATCTGGGACTGGATCAGCGGCCCCAGCGTGGCCCTGATGGCGATCATGATCATGAACACCTGGACGACCATCGGCACGATGATGGTCATCTTCCTGGCCGCGCTGCAGGGCGTGCCCGGCTTCGTTTATGAGGCGGCGCAGATCGACGGCGCGTCGGCCTGGCGGCAGTTCCGCAGCATCACCGTGCCCCTCTTGCGGCCGACGTTGTTTTTCGTCATCACCCTGGGCCTCATCGGCACCTATCAGGTGTTTGACCAGATCTACGTGATGAGCAGCGGCGGCCCGGCCAAGACGACGCTGACCGTGGCCTACCTCGTCTATCGCAACGGCTTCACCAACAGCGACATGGGCCTGGCCGCGGCCATCGCCGTGCTGCTGTTCATCATCATCTTCAGCCTGACCATGATCCAGCGCCGCATCACCGGCAGCGAGGGTGATCTCTAG
- a CDS encoding carbohydrate ABC transporter permease, with product MTTTVTETPVPLAAGERPWSRPLKALISYGILFLLAAMFIYPFLLAISTSFKTLPEINANPVGLIPQTFTLEGYQRLFTFDVGRWTINSAFVAAAITLGNVLFASLAGYALARIPFPGSRLTFLAILGTMMIPGIVLIIPMFIVLKTLGMINSYSGLIVPKLTAAFGIFLMKQFFESVPKELEEAARMDGATAFQTFFRVVLPTARPALVALIIFSFQGAWNDFMHPLIVVTTAENLWTLPLGLALLRGGMGQNLLWNSLLAGSMLTTVPMAIIFFIFQRYFIEGISYSGIK from the coding sequence ATGACGACCACCGTAACCGAAACACCCGTCCCGTTGGCCGCGGGCGAACGACCCTGGTCGCGCCCGCTGAAGGCGCTCATCTCCTATGGCATCCTCTTCCTGCTGGCGGCGATGTTCATCTATCCCTTCCTGCTGGCGATCAGCACCAGCTTCAAGACGCTGCCGGAGATCAACGCCAACCCGGTCGGCCTCATCCCCCAGACGTTCACGCTGGAGGGGTATCAACGCTTGTTCACCTTCGACGTCGGCCGCTGGACGATCAACAGCGCTTTCGTGGCCGCCGCCATCACCCTGGGCAATGTGCTGTTTGCCAGCCTGGCCGGCTACGCCCTGGCGCGCATCCCCTTCCCCGGCAGCCGCCTCACCTTTCTGGCGATTCTGGGCACGATGATGATCCCCGGCATCGTCCTGATCATCCCCATGTTCATTGTGTTGAAGACGCTGGGCATGATCAACAGCTACTCCGGCCTGATCGTGCCCAAGCTGACGGCCGCCTTCGGCATCTTTTTGATGAAGCAGTTCTTCGAATCGGTGCCCAAAGAGCTGGAAGAAGCGGCGCGCATGGACGGCGCGACGGCTTTCCAGACCTTCTTCCGCGTGGTGCTGCCCACGGCCCGCCCGGCGCTGGTGGCGCTGATCATTTTCAGCTTCCAGGGCGCCTGGAACGACTTCATGCACCCGTTGATCGTGGTGACGACGGCCGAAAACCTGTGGACGCTGCCGCTGGGGCTGGCCCTGCTGCGCGGCGGCATGGGCCAGAACTTGCTGTGGAATTCGCTGCTGGCCGGGTCGATGCTGACCACCGTTCCGATGGCGATTATCTTTTTTATCTTTCAGCGGTATTTTATTGAGGGGATCAGCTATAGCGGTATAAAGTAG